The Hyphomicrobiales bacterium genome has a window encoding:
- a CDS encoding XcyI family restriction endonuclease, which yields MLKIPDPELQIDFSVALAGIRTQYLQDALSATVKTLDIAELDKSLAVFVPKASLAMLASHGLRGELMFAVPPVLTANTRLLGYYRLLYGYSRKEFYTPETGVSRFQPMEMKGTLSTANAKLLPDLCHAMARAGATLLKGLGASRVSGALLDDLTLLTLGPQLRGGANVKKGTLGIVKVFDAIHEIVKSAVTNARPNRIKIKNAAGRVVLVEFAPDPDIIIREEMAEGSYSEKIAIEVKGGSDFSNIHNRIGEAEKSHQKARAAGYVECWTVVNVDKIDMNMAKQESPSTNRFYRISDITSGRGAEFQDFRHRIISLTGIKAT from the coding sequence ATGCTCAAAATTCCGGACCCGGAATTGCAAATCGACTTCTCCGTCGCGCTCGCCGGAATTCGGACTCAATATCTGCAAGATGCGCTCAGTGCCACCGTCAAGACACTCGATATCGCTGAACTCGACAAGAGCCTTGCCGTGTTCGTTCCCAAGGCCAGCTTGGCGATGCTGGCGAGTCATGGATTGCGCGGCGAGCTTATGTTTGCCGTTCCGCCTGTGCTGACCGCGAACACGCGTCTACTTGGCTATTATCGCTTGCTGTACGGGTACAGTCGGAAGGAATTTTACACGCCAGAGACGGGCGTTTCGCGGTTCCAGCCGATGGAGATGAAAGGCACCCTGTCCACGGCCAATGCAAAGCTGCTACCCGATCTTTGTCACGCGATGGCCCGCGCCGGAGCAACTCTGCTGAAAGGACTCGGCGCGAGCCGCGTTAGCGGTGCGCTCTTGGACGACTTGACCTTGCTGACGCTTGGTCCGCAGCTTCGCGGTGGAGCAAACGTCAAAAAGGGAACTTTGGGCATCGTGAAGGTCTTTGATGCGATTCATGAAATTGTCAAGAGCGCCGTAACGAATGCCCGCCCGAACCGGATCAAAATCAAGAACGCAGCCGGCCGAGTCGTTCTGGTCGAGTTCGCGCCTGACCCGGACATTATCATCCGCGAGGAAATGGCTGAGGGCAGTTACAGTGAGAAAATCGCTATCGAAGTGAAAGGTGGTTCCGACTTTTCCAACATTCACAATCGAATCGGCGAGGCGGAAAAAAGTCACCAGAAGGCACGAGCGGCGGGTTACGTCGAGTGCTGGACCGTGGTCAACGTCGACAAGATCGACATGAACATGGCGAAACAAGAAAGCCCGTCAACGAATCGCTTCTACCGGATTTCCGATATCACCTCCGGCAGAGGGGCGGAATTTCAAGACTTCCGCCACCGCATCATATCGCTTACCGGCATCAAAGCGACGTAG
- a CDS encoding archease → MTQPKEHFELFAHGADVGVRGRGPSKEAAFAAAARAMTAVLTDPDKVKAETQVSLTVEAPDDELLLLEWLNAVVFEMATRDMLFSRFKVTIEGHRLTADLWGEALDRGRHEPSVEIKGATLTALKVGREPDGGWVAQTVVDV, encoded by the coding sequence ATGACACAGCCGAAGGAGCATTTCGAGCTCTTTGCCCACGGCGCCGATGTCGGCGTGCGCGGGCGAGGGCCAAGCAAGGAGGCAGCCTTCGCCGCAGCCGCCCGCGCCATGACGGCGGTCCTCACCGATCCCGACAAGGTCAAGGCCGAAACGCAGGTGAGCCTCACAGTAGAGGCGCCCGACGACGAGCTGTTGCTGCTCGAATGGCTGAACGCCGTGGTCTTCGAGATGGCGACCCGCGACATGCTGTTCAGCCGCTTCAAGGTCACGATCGAGGGCCACCGGCTTACCGCCGATCTGTGGGGCGAGGCGCTCGACCGCGGCCGCCACGAGCCGTCGGTCGAGATCAAGGGCGCGACCCTGACCGCGCTCAAGGTCGGCCGGGAACCGGACGGCGGCTGGGTCGCCCAGACCGTGGTCGACGTATAG
- a CDS encoding EamA family transporter produces MLGIVYGVLAAASFGFNNASARRGVITGTAIQGLAISMPLGMALFLAAAFIFGEWSQITRLERQDVMFLIAAGIMHFVWGRYFNIRSLAAVGSNLAGPVQQTQLLISLTLAIVFLGETLTPLKIAGILLVVSAPMYILRRQAQARALAKSAGAAAAPAEAPAEPGFKPRMAEGYIFALLAALGFGTSPVLIKAGLANTGLSLAGGFVSYAAACAVVALLLLMPGLFFQVRAIKPQSLKWFAYSGVGVSFSQLFRYLALGVAPVTIVQPLQSLSLIFRMIFGYFINRDHESFDAHAILGILLSFLGVLALSLSL; encoded by the coding sequence ATGCTCGGTATCGTCTACGGGGTCCTCGCCGCCGCCAGCTTCGGCTTCAACAATGCCAGCGCCAGGCGCGGCGTCATCACCGGGACCGCCATTCAGGGGCTCGCCATCTCCATGCCGCTCGGCATGGCCTTGTTCCTCGCCGCCGCCTTCATCTTCGGCGAGTGGAGCCAGATCACGCGGCTTGAGCGCCAGGACGTCATGTTCCTGATCGCCGCCGGCATCATGCATTTCGTCTGGGGGCGCTATTTCAATATCCGCTCGCTCGCCGCCGTTGGCTCCAATCTCGCGGGCCCCGTGCAGCAGACCCAGCTCCTGATCTCGCTGACGCTCGCCATCGTCTTTCTCGGCGAGACGCTGACGCCGCTCAAGATCGCCGGCATCCTGCTCGTCGTCAGCGCGCCCATGTACATTCTGCGCCGCCAGGCCCAGGCCAGGGCGCTTGCGAAGAGCGCCGGCGCGGCGGCGGCGCCGGCCGAGGCGCCCGCCGAGCCGGGATTCAAGCCGCGCATGGCGGAGGGCTATATCTTCGCCCTTCTCGCGGCCCTCGGCTTCGGAACGAGCCCGGTGCTGATCAAGGCGGGCCTCGCCAATACCGGCTTGAGCCTCGCCGGCGGCTTCGTCTCCTATGCCGCAGCCTGCGCCGTGGTCGCCCTTCTCCTGCTCATGCCCGGCCTCTTCTTCCAGGTGCGCGCGATCAAGCCCCAATCCCTGAAATGGTTCGCCTATTCCGGCGTCGGCGTGTCCTTTTCGCAGTTGTTCCGCTATCTGGCGCTAGGCGTCGCGCCGGTGACCATCGTGCAGCCGCTGCAGAGCCTGTCGCTGATCTTCCGCATGATCTTCGGCTATTTCATCAACCGCGACCATGAAAGCTTCGATGCCCACGCGATCCTCGGCATCTTGCTGTCGTTTCTCGGCGTGCTCGCCCTGTCCTTGTCGCTGTGA
- a CDS encoding ABC transporter permease, producing the protein MQDFAGAFSLAFDLLTTGDPELTEIVRLSLRVSLSAVAFACLVGLPLGALIAVARFPGRFIAVALFNTLMGLPPVVVGLLVYMALSNAGPLGVLKLLYTPGAMIVAQAVLVTPIIVALARQVIEDLHNEYAEQFRSLVVPWGKTVAALLWDARYSLLTVALAGFGRAIAEVGAVIIVGGNIAHVTRVMTTAIALETSKGDLALALALGMVLLLIAMAVNAAAMALKATAARLAYV; encoded by the coding sequence ATGCAGGATTTTGCAGGAGCGTTCAGCCTCGCCTTCGATCTGTTGACGACCGGCGATCCGGAGCTGACCGAGATTGTCCGGCTCTCGCTGCGGGTTTCCCTGTCGGCGGTCGCGTTTGCCTGCCTGGTTGGCCTGCCGCTCGGCGCGCTCATCGCCGTCGCCCGCTTTCCCGGCCGCTTCATCGCCGTCGCCCTGTTCAACACGCTGATGGGGCTGCCGCCGGTGGTGGTCGGGCTCCTGGTCTACATGGCCTTGTCAAACGCCGGCCCGCTCGGCGTCCTCAAGCTGCTCTACACGCCGGGCGCCATGATCGTCGCGCAGGCCGTGCTGGTCACCCCGATCATCGTCGCACTGGCGCGGCAGGTGATCGAGGATTTGCACAATGAGTATGCCGAGCAGTTCCGCTCCCTGGTGGTGCCGTGGGGGAAGACCGTCGCGGCCCTTCTGTGGGATGCCCGCTATTCGCTCTTGACCGTGGCGCTCGCCGGCTTCGGCCGGGCCATCGCCGAGGTCGGCGCGGTGATCATCGTCGGCGGCAACATCGCCCACGTCACCCGAGTGATGACGACGGCGATCGCGCTGGAGACCTCCAAGGGCGACCTGGCGCTGGCGCTGGCGCTCGGCATGGTGCTGCTCCTCATCGCCATGGCGGTCAACGCCGCGGCGATGGCGCTGAAGGCGACGGCGGCAAGGCTCGCCTATGTTTGA
- a CDS encoding RtcB family protein, whose protein sequence is MEPRKFVQVSDTEWRVEPFGSMRVPAIIYADRALIEEMDDKVFDQVTNVATLPGIVRASYAMPDAHWGYGFPIGGVAAFNAEEDGVISVGGVGFDISCGVRAMLSDLSVADLEPHKPALAEALFATVPAGLGSRGDIRLDDAEMTAMLSGGAAWALERGWGEAADLMRIEEHGRMPGARPDFVSERARKRQRREMGTLGSGNHYLEVQEVAEIFDEGIAESFGLTKGRVILCIHCGSRGLGHQIGTEYMKDMAVAAAEQGIALPDRELACARITSPIGQRYLGAMRAGINCALANRQIIGHLARTALDRAIPGAKLTLLYDVSHNTCKEERHRIDGEVRDVFIHRKGATRAFGPGHPDLPQGLKACGQPVLIGGSMGTGSYVLAGTKESEEKAFSSACHGAGRRMSRHQAYRTWKGRQVVDELADRGILVRSPSMRGIAEEAPGAYKDVGAVVDAAEAAGLARKVARLKPLICIKG, encoded by the coding sequence ATGGAGCCGCGGAAATTCGTCCAGGTCTCCGACACCGAGTGGCGGGTCGAGCCGTTCGGGAGCATGCGCGTTCCCGCCATCATCTATGCCGACCGGGCGCTGATCGAGGAGATGGACGACAAGGTCTTCGACCAGGTCACCAACGTGGCGACGCTTCCCGGCATCGTGCGCGCCTCCTATGCCATGCCCGATGCCCATTGGGGCTACGGCTTTCCGATCGGCGGGGTCGCCGCCTTCAATGCCGAGGAGGACGGCGTCATCTCCGTCGGCGGGGTCGGCTTCGACATCTCCTGCGGGGTCAGGGCGATGCTGAGCGATCTCAGCGTAGCGGATCTCGAGCCGCACAAGCCGGCGCTCGCCGAGGCGCTGTTCGCCACCGTTCCCGCCGGCCTCGGTAGCCGCGGCGACATCCGTCTCGACGATGCCGAGATGACCGCGATGCTCTCGGGCGGCGCCGCCTGGGCGCTCGAACGCGGCTGGGGCGAGGCCGCCGACCTTATGCGCATCGAGGAGCATGGGCGCATGCCGGGCGCGCGTCCCGATTTTGTCTCCGAAAGGGCGCGCAAGCGCCAGCGCCGCGAGATGGGGACGCTGGGCTCCGGCAACCACTATCTGGAGGTCCAGGAGGTGGCCGAGATTTTCGACGAGGGGATCGCCGAAAGCTTCGGACTGACAAAGGGGCGCGTCATCCTGTGCATCCATTGCGGCTCGCGCGGGCTCGGCCATCAGATCGGCACCGAATATATGAAGGACATGGCGGTCGCGGCCGCCGAGCAGGGCATCGCCCTTCCCGACCGCGAGCTTGCCTGCGCCAGGATCACCTCGCCGATCGGCCAGCGCTATCTCGGCGCCATGCGGGCCGGGATCAACTGCGCGCTCGCCAACCGCCAGATCATCGGCCACCTCGCGCGTACCGCGCTCGACCGGGCAATCCCGGGAGCGAAGCTGACGCTGCTCTATGACGTCTCCCACAATACCTGCAAGGAGGAGCGCCACCGCATCGACGGCGAGGTCCGCGACGTGTTCATCCACCGCAAGGGGGCAACCCGCGCCTTCGGCCCCGGCCACCCGGATCTGCCGCAGGGTCTGAAGGCTTGCGGTCAGCCGGTGCTCATCGGCGGCAGCATGGGCACCGGCTCCTATGTGCTTGCCGGCACCAAGGAGAGCGAGGAGAAGGCCTTCTCGTCCGCCTGCCATGGGGCCGGACGGCGGATGAGCCGGCACCAGGCCTACAGGACCTGGAAGGGCCGCCAGGTGGTCGACGAGCTCGCAGACCGAGGCATCCTGGTACGCAGCCCGAGCATGCGCGGCATCGCCGAAGAGGCGCCCGGCGCCTATAAGGATGTCGGCGCCGTCGTCGACGCGGCCGAGGCCGCCGGCCTGGCGCGCAAGGTCGCCCGGCTCAAGCCGCTCATCTGCATCAAGGGCTGA
- a CDS encoding 4Fe-4S dicluster domain-containing protein produces MEEKEQLEKREKERREFLGWLGSALACGAAAVAAGTVLPEAMAATEEAAQATPPAIPGYDWTKHRWAFGVDAEKCIGCLRCVEACKLENDVPHNAHQFRTWVERYVYLEGDERARIDSQQDPVNIAASGSEEHFRFADRYRDEKVEKAFFVPKLCNQCAEPACVQVCPVGATYKAADGVVLIDHDYCIGCRYCVQACPYGARLFNEEAGVSDKCTWCYHRITKGLQPACVEVCPVGARIFGDLNDQQSDISRFIRENRVDVLRPETGNGPNVFYVGIDKEVL; encoded by the coding sequence ATGGAAGAAAAGGAACAACTCGAGAAGCGCGAAAAAGAGCGTCGCGAATTTCTCGGTTGGCTCGGAAGCGCCCTTGCCTGCGGCGCCGCGGCGGTGGCGGCGGGCACCGTCCTGCCCGAAGCGATGGCCGCCACCGAGGAAGCGGCACAGGCCACCCCACCGGCCATTCCGGGCTATGACTGGACCAAGCATCGCTGGGCGTTCGGAGTCGATGCCGAAAAATGCATCGGCTGCCTGCGCTGCGTCGAGGCGTGCAAGCTGGAAAACGACGTTCCGCACAACGCCCACCAGTTCCGCACCTGGGTGGAGCGCTACGTCTATCTCGAGGGGGACGAGCGCGCGCGCATCGACAGTCAGCAGGACCCGGTCAACATCGCCGCTTCCGGATCGGAAGAACATTTCCGCTTCGCCGACCGCTATCGGGACGAGAAGGTCGAGAAGGCCTTTTTCGTGCCGAAGCTGTGCAATCAGTGCGCGGAGCCGGCGTGCGTGCAGGTGTGCCCGGTCGGCGCCACCTACAAGGCCGCGGACGGCGTGGTGCTGATCGACCACGACTATTGCATCGGCTGCCGATACTGCGTGCAGGCCTGCCCCTACGGCGCACGCCTTTTCAACGAGGAGGCGGGCGTTTCGGACAAGTGCACCTGGTGCTATCACCGCATCACCAAGGGCTTGCAGCCCGCCTGCGTCGAGGTGTGCCCGGTCGGCGCACGCATCTTCGGCGACCTCAACGACCAGCAGAGCGACATTAGCCGGTTCATTCGCGAAAACCGCGTCGACGTGCTCAGGCCAGAGACCGGCAACGGGCCGAATGTCTTCTATGTCGGTATCGACAAGGAGGTGCTGTAG
- a CDS encoding site-specific DNA-methyltransferase produces the protein MKTQKVDKPEVIRFSDSVIFEGDALAVLQRLPDESVQCIITSPPYWGLRDYAFPHQIGLEPALPQYINCLQSIFTEARRILRKDGVFWLNIGDGYTSGNRGWRAPDRKNPARAMSVRPDTPDGLKPKDLLGIPWRLAFALQNDGWYLRADIIWHKPNVTPESVKDRPTRAHEYLFMFTKAERYYYDRESIMEENGHGRRNRRTVWSINTQPFPGAHFATFPPALIEPCIEASTRRGDYVLDPFFGSGTVGVVAQQLRRRYVGIELHREYVELAAERLETDERAIVRIAA, from the coding sequence ATGAAAACTCAAAAGGTCGACAAACCAGAAGTAATCCGATTTTCTGATTCGGTGATCTTCGAGGGCGACGCACTCGCGGTCCTGCAACGGCTGCCGGATGAGAGCGTGCAATGCATCATTACGTCTCCACCCTATTGGGGACTCCGAGATTACGCTTTCCCGCATCAAATCGGCCTCGAGCCCGCGTTGCCGCAGTATATCAATTGCCTTCAATCTATTTTCACGGAAGCCCGGCGGATCCTGAGAAAGGACGGCGTTTTCTGGCTCAATATCGGCGACGGGTATACCAGCGGCAATCGCGGGTGGCGTGCGCCAGACAGAAAGAACCCTGCTCGGGCTATGTCCGTGCGGCCCGATACACCGGATGGATTGAAGCCCAAAGACCTGTTGGGTATTCCATGGCGGCTGGCGTTCGCACTACAGAATGACGGTTGGTATCTGCGAGCGGATATCATCTGGCACAAGCCGAACGTTACACCGGAAAGCGTCAAGGACCGTCCGACGCGCGCGCATGAATATCTTTTCATGTTCACGAAGGCCGAACGGTACTACTACGACCGCGAGTCGATTATGGAAGAAAACGGCCACGGTAGACGAAACCGGCGAACGGTGTGGAGCATCAACACGCAACCGTTTCCTGGTGCGCACTTTGCCACCTTCCCTCCGGCGCTCATTGAACCTTGCATTGAGGCATCGACACGGCGGGGCGATTACGTCCTTGATCCTTTCTTTGGCTCGGGCACGGTGGGAGTCGTGGCGCAGCAGCTACGCCGTCGGTACGTGGGAATCGAATTGCACCGCGAATATGTCGAGCTTGCGGCCGAACGGTTGGAGACTGACGAAAGGGCGATAGTGAGAATCGCGGCGTAA
- a CDS encoding helix-turn-helix transcriptional regulator produces the protein MAEDLKSEFLTTRELAELLRIKQRKVYDLAASGEIPCSRAMGKLLFPRRAVDAWLASHATGFEPRPAARRPNVFLGSHDPLLDWALRQSRAGLASFFDSSADGLERFARGEGVATGLHVHEVHEGGAETWNVKTVRARFAGEPVALVEWAWRGRGLILAQDSTILELADLAGRRVVPRQAEAGSQQLFDRLLAKAGLAADAVELTAPARSEADAALAVQQGKAEAAFGLRALARQYRLGFVSIAYERFDLLVDRRAWFEPEMQRLMSFCRTEAFAAKAKELGGYDLAGFGTVHFNGG, from the coding sequence GTGGCCGAAGACCTGAAATCGGAGTTCCTGACCACCAGGGAGCTCGCCGAGCTGTTGCGGATCAAGCAGCGCAAGGTCTACGACCTGGCGGCCTCCGGCGAGATCCCGTGCAGCCGCGCCATGGGCAAGCTCCTGTTTCCACGGCGCGCGGTCGACGCCTGGCTTGCGAGCCACGCCACCGGGTTCGAGCCGCGGCCCGCGGCCCGGCGCCCCAACGTCTTTCTCGGCAGCCACGACCCGCTCTTGGACTGGGCCCTGCGCCAATCCCGCGCCGGCCTTGCGAGCTTCTTCGATTCGAGCGCCGACGGCCTTGAGCGCTTTGCCCGCGGCGAGGGCGTGGCGACGGGTCTGCACGTCCACGAGGTGCATGAGGGCGGCGCCGAGACGTGGAACGTTAAGACCGTCCGCGCCCGCTTCGCCGGCGAGCCGGTGGCGCTCGTCGAATGGGCCTGGCGCGGGCGCGGCCTGATCCTGGCGCAGGACAGCACGATCCTGGAGCTTGCCGACCTTGCGGGCAGGCGCGTCGTGCCGCGCCAGGCGGAGGCCGGCAGCCAGCAGCTCTTCGACCGTCTGCTCGCCAAGGCGGGGCTCGCGGCGGACGCGGTGGAGCTGACGGCGCCGGCGCGCTCCGAAGCCGACGCCGCGCTCGCCGTCCAGCAGGGCAAGGCGGAGGCCGCCTTCGGCCTGCGCGCGCTCGCCAGGCAGTACCGGCTCGGATTCGTCTCGATCGCCTATGAGCGCTTCGACCTATTGGTCGACCGGCGCGCCTGGTTCGAGCCGGAGATGCAGCGGCTCATGTCCTTCTGCCGCACGGAGGCCTTCGCCGCCAAGGCTAAGGAGCTCGGCGGCTACGACCTTGCCGGCTTCGGCACCGTGCATTTCAACGGCGGGTAG
- a CDS encoding ATP-binding cassette domain-containing protein: protein MFDPAATSAAKPANAAQTIARGDLLPLAVSDLAFEAGGKRIIDCLDLTLASNAVTVLLGPNGAGKSVLLRLLHGLLKPTSGTILWGGKPPSDALRLRQALVFQRPVLLRRSVAANIRFALGLRPFSDREERLARALELAGLAELARQPARVLSGGEQQRLALARALALDPEVLLLDEPTVSLDPASVQAIEELIGTARRAGIMVVLVTHELAQARRMADQVMFLNRGRMTELSPAARFFDNPASKEGRAYLEGRILL, encoded by the coding sequence ATGTTTGATCCCGCCGCCACGTCCGCCGCGAAACCCGCGAACGCGGCGCAAACGATTGCACGCGGCGACCTCCTGCCGCTCGCCGTCAGCGATCTTGCCTTCGAGGCCGGGGGAAAACGCATCATCGATTGTCTCGACCTGACGCTTGCCAGCAACGCCGTCACCGTGCTGCTGGGGCCGAACGGGGCGGGAAAGAGCGTGCTGCTGCGCCTGCTGCACGGGCTTCTCAAGCCGACAAGCGGCACCATTCTGTGGGGCGGCAAGCCGCCCTCCGACGCGCTGCGCCTGCGCCAGGCGCTCGTCTTTCAGCGGCCGGTGCTGCTGCGCCGCTCGGTCGCCGCCAATATCCGTTTCGCCCTCGGCCTGCGCCCGTTTTCCGACCGCGAGGAGCGGCTTGCCCGCGCGCTGGAGCTTGCCGGCCTCGCCGAGCTTGCCCGTCAGCCCGCCCGCGTGCTCTCCGGCGGCGAGCAGCAGCGCCTGGCGCTTGCCCGCGCGCTGGCGCTCGACCCCGAGGTGCTGCTGCTCGACGAGCCGACCGTCAGCCTCGACCCGGCCTCCGTGCAGGCCATCGAGGAGCTGATCGGCACCGCGCGGCGCGCCGGCATCATGGTCGTTCTGGTCACCCACGAACTCGCCCAGGCGCGGCGCATGGCCGACCAGGTGATGTTTCTCAACCGCGGGCGGATGACCGAGCTTTCGCCCGCCGCCCGGTTTTTCGACAACCCCGCCTCCAAGGAAGGACGCGCCTATCTGGAGGGCCGGATCCTGCTGTGA
- a CDS encoding substrate-binding domain-containing protein, with amino-acid sequence MLRRTFLGLALTGVALAADIGVSRAADRFIIVQSTTSTQNSGLFDHLLPIFTDKTGIEVRVVAVGTGQAIKNAANGDGDVLLVHAKPAEEKFVADGWGVKRFDVMYNDFVVVGPAADPAGVAGMNDAVAALKKIAEAKAPFASRGDDSGTHKAELALWKEAGVDVKAASGGWYRETGSGMGATLNTGVGMGAYALADRATWGAFKNKGDFKVAVEGDPKLFNQYGVILVDKAKHASVKADLGQQFIDWLIGPEGQAAIAGFKVDGEQLFFPNAKTM; translated from the coding sequence ATGTTGAGACGAACCTTTCTGGGCCTGGCGCTGACCGGCGTCGCGCTTGCCGCCGACATCGGCGTGTCGCGGGCGGCCGACAGGTTCATCATCGTGCAGTCGACCACCTCGACGCAGAATTCGGGCCTGTTCGACCATCTGCTGCCGATCTTCACGGACAAGACGGGAATCGAGGTGCGCGTCGTCGCCGTCGGCACCGGCCAGGCGATCAAGAACGCGGCAAACGGCGACGGCGACGTGCTGCTGGTCCACGCCAAGCCGGCGGAAGAGAAATTCGTCGCCGACGGCTGGGGCGTCAAGCGATTCGACGTGATGTACAACGATTTCGTCGTCGTCGGACCGGCCGCGGACCCGGCCGGCGTTGCCGGCATGAACGATGCCGTGGCGGCCTTGAAGAAGATTGCCGAAGCCAAGGCCCCGTTCGCCTCCAGGGGCGACGATTCCGGCACCCACAAGGCCGAGCTTGCCCTGTGGAAGGAGGCTGGCGTCGACGTCAAGGCGGCGAGCGGCGGCTGGTACCGCGAGACCGGCTCCGGCATGGGGGCGACGCTGAACACCGGCGTCGGCATGGGCGCCTATGCGCTCGCCGACCGCGCCACCTGGGGCGCGTTCAAGAACAAGGGCGACTTCAAGGTCGCGGTCGAGGGCGACCCGAAGCTGTTCAACCAGTATGGCGTCATTCTGGTCGACAAGGCGAAGCACGCGAGCGTCAAGGCCGACCTCGGCCAGCAATTCATCGACTGGCTCATCGGCCCGGAAGGCCAGGCGGCCATCGCCGGCTTCAAGGTCGACGGCGAGCAGCTCTTCTTCCCCAACGCCAAGACGATGTGA
- a CDS encoding c-type cytochrome, translated as MPRHIVRLILLLVAAAALGYAAIAFLTVDSFYQYGHYRGDSVAEIASDKPKYQGTAYCQSCHAEQSAAWSEGAHNRTDAGKAVICETCHGPAGGRDGEEMLAHVSTGPVHPDDLKLAVPSDTRELCTLCHEKMPARPAEQPQIVVAEHAGEQQCAVCHDPHSPLLNLVSTTPMAQAGDAAAGAAKAADCIGCHGAEGVSVGLPGPTLAGQKAAYLVESFKAYKTGARAEPMMSAFAQMASDEDAANLAAYYSGLTCESTLTADAQAASPGRAEAAPCVACHGADGVSPNPAWPNLVGLSKDHLVTALNAYRDGGRKNAMMAGTVRKLSDADIENVAAYYAGASCR; from the coding sequence ATGCCGCGACACATCGTTCGACTCATCCTGCTCCTGGTCGCCGCCGCCGCCCTGGGGTATGCGGCGATAGCGTTTCTCACCGTCGATTCGTTCTACCAATACGGTCACTACCGGGGCGACTCCGTCGCGGAGATCGCCTCGGACAAGCCGAAATATCAAGGCACCGCCTATTGCCAGTCATGCCACGCCGAGCAATCCGCGGCATGGTCCGAAGGCGCCCACAACCGCACCGACGCCGGAAAGGCCGTCATATGCGAGACCTGCCACGGCCCTGCCGGCGGGCGCGACGGCGAGGAAATGCTCGCGCATGTGTCGACCGGCCCGGTTCATCCGGACGATCTGAAGCTCGCCGTCCCGAGCGACACGAGAGAGCTGTGCACGCTTTGCCATGAGAAGATGCCGGCGAGGCCGGCCGAGCAGCCGCAGATCGTGGTCGCCGAGCATGCCGGAGAGCAGCAGTGCGCGGTCTGCCATGATCCGCATTCGCCATTGCTCAACCTGGTTTCGACCACACCGATGGCGCAGGCGGGCGATGCGGCGGCGGGCGCGGCCAAGGCTGCCGATTGCATCGGCTGTCACGGCGCCGAGGGGGTGAGCGTGGGCCTTCCCGGACCGACGCTGGCCGGGCAGAAGGCGGCCTATCTGGTCGAGTCCTTCAAGGCTTACAAGACGGGCGCCCGCGCCGAGCCGATGATGAGCGCCTTCGCGCAAATGGCCAGCGATGAGGATGCCGCAAACCTCGCCGCCTACTATTCAGGCTTGACGTGCGAAAGCACTCTGACGGCGGATGCGCAGGCGGCTTCCCCCGGCCGCGCGGAGGCCGCCCCATGCGTCGCCTGCCACGGCGCCGATGGCGTCAGTCCCAATCCCGCCTGGCCGAACCTGGTCGGGCTTTCGAAGGATCACCTCGTCACCGCGCTGAACGCCTACAGAGACGGCGGCCGAAAGAACGCCATGATGGCCGGGACCGTGCGCAAGTTGAGCGACGCGGATATCGAAAACGTGGCCGCCTATTACGCCGGCGCCAGTTGCAGGTGA